A single genomic interval of Sinorhizobium garamanticum harbors:
- a CDS encoding TrmH family RNA methyltransferase has product MSKSKSGDKSARDTHYANLRRAHRDVRRERGEIPTPRQDKRKKMPADWKPPALAPEQVLLYGLHTVRAALDNPERKIVRLSITQNAAARLELGDLSALPFPTEVVTPQDLDRILGPDAIHQGVMLETRPLPHRRLEALRDCPLILVLDQVTDPHNVGAIMRSAVAFDAGALITTMRHSPTESGVLAKSASGALELIPYIQITNLADAIDELHKLGFQTIGLDSEGPEPLEGTFAGNRIALVLGSEGKGLRQKTRQTVRALARLDMPGAIKSLNVSNAAAIAMYAARQFLKI; this is encoded by the coding sequence ATGAGCAAGAGCAAGAGCGGCGACAAGAGCGCCAGGGACACCCATTATGCCAATCTCCGGCGCGCCCACCGCGACGTCCGGCGCGAGCGCGGCGAGATCCCCACGCCCAGGCAGGACAAGCGCAAGAAGATGCCGGCCGACTGGAAGCCTCCGGCGCTGGCGCCTGAGCAGGTGCTCCTCTACGGTCTGCACACGGTTCGCGCCGCCCTCGACAATCCGGAACGGAAAATCGTTCGCCTCTCTATAACCCAGAACGCGGCTGCCCGGCTGGAACTCGGCGACCTCTCTGCGCTTCCCTTTCCGACCGAGGTCGTAACGCCGCAGGATCTGGACAGGATTCTCGGACCGGACGCCATCCACCAGGGCGTGATGCTGGAAACGCGGCCGCTGCCGCACCGAAGACTCGAAGCGCTGCGCGACTGTCCGCTGATTCTGGTGCTCGACCAAGTGACAGATCCCCACAATGTCGGCGCAATCATGCGCTCCGCGGTCGCCTTCGATGCCGGCGCACTCATTACCACGATGCGCCACAGCCCGACCGAATCGGGTGTCTTGGCGAAATCCGCTTCCGGCGCGCTGGAACTGATCCCTTACATCCAGATCACCAATCTCGCCGATGCGATAGACGAACTGCACAAGCTCGGTTTTCAGACAATCGGTCTCGATTCGGAAGGTCCGGAACCGCTCGAAGGTACCTTCGCCGGCAACAGGATCGCCCTCGTATTGGGGTCGGAGGGCAAGGGATTGCGGCAAAAGACGCGTCAGACGGTAAGGGCGCTCGCCCGGCTCGACATGCCGGGAGCGATCAAGTCGCTAAACGTCTCGAACGCTGCGGCGATCGCCATGTATGCGGCACGACAGTTCTTGAAGATTTAG
- a CDS encoding FMN-dependent NADH-azoreductase codes for MKVLHIDSGILGEHSVSRRLTAAIVSQIKADRPDAEITYRDLVANGAQHLTGSQIMAPADLGGVEPALAADVQSGRRMLEEFLAADTVVVGAPMYNFSIPSQLKAWIDRLAVAGKTFRYTEAGPEGLAKGKKLIIASTRGGHYSAGPAAAMDHQESYLRTVFGFFGITDIEFVRAEGLNLGDDSKQFAIAEAEKAITAGNVLRLAS; via the coding sequence ATGAAAGTCCTTCATATCGACTCCGGCATTCTCGGAGAACATTCGGTTTCCCGTCGGCTGACGGCGGCGATCGTCTCTCAGATCAAGGCCGACCGGCCGGACGCCGAGATCACCTATCGCGACCTGGTGGCCAACGGTGCGCAGCACCTTACCGGTTCGCAGATCATGGCCCCCGCCGACCTCGGTGGCGTTGAGCCGGCTCTCGCCGCCGACGTTCAGAGCGGTCGCCGGATGCTGGAGGAATTCCTGGCTGCTGACACGGTCGTCGTCGGTGCGCCTATGTATAACTTCTCCATTCCGAGCCAGCTAAAGGCCTGGATCGATCGCCTCGCCGTCGCCGGCAAGACCTTCCGCTACACCGAAGCTGGCCCGGAAGGGCTTGCCAAGGGTAAAAAGCTCATCATTGCCTCAACCCGCGGCGGACATTATTCCGCTGGCCCGGCCGCAGCCATGGACCATCAGGAGAGCTACCTGAGGACGGTCTTCGGCTTCTTCGGCATCACCGACATCGAATTCGTCCGCGCTGAAGGCCTCAACCTCGGCGACGATTCGAAGCAGTTCGCGATTGCCGAGGCCGAAAAGGCGATCACTGCCGGCAACGTCCTTCGTCTGGCGAGCTAA
- a CDS encoding LysR family transcriptional regulator, with protein MQDLNDIALFAAVVRNNGFSAAARDLNIPKSKLSKHVARLEEQLGVRLLERSTRKLRMTEIGTVFYEHCQGLLEGVEAAEAEIAAVRAEPTGIVRLGCPLGFTPMLADILPGFHRRYPGVRLLITTTNRRLDLVEERIDVALRAREQLDTDSQLIVRQFGTVRQRLAASPTLLARLDGITMDNLAQMPTLSTNEQHINDIWRLRHTDGTAIEIGHRPIIGCSDFLILERAAIEGMGIALLPDHICERAFRTGVLVPVLPEWTSGDVMVHLVFPSRRGLLPATRALIDYLADNLLGAMSRCIEIDPRPPVSFDI; from the coding sequence ATGCAGGACCTTAATGACATCGCTCTCTTCGCGGCCGTCGTAAGAAACAATGGCTTCAGCGCGGCAGCGCGAGACCTGAACATCCCAAAATCGAAGCTCAGCAAGCATGTTGCGCGCCTGGAAGAGCAACTTGGCGTCCGCTTGCTCGAGCGTTCGACGCGCAAGTTGCGGATGACCGAAATCGGGACCGTCTTCTACGAGCATTGCCAGGGATTGCTGGAAGGCGTCGAGGCGGCCGAGGCCGAAATCGCGGCGGTGCGCGCCGAGCCAACGGGGATCGTCCGACTCGGTTGCCCACTTGGCTTCACTCCGATGCTGGCTGATATCCTGCCAGGCTTTCATCGCCGGTATCCTGGCGTTCGTTTGCTGATCACGACGACCAACAGGCGCCTTGATCTCGTCGAGGAGCGGATCGATGTCGCTCTGCGCGCTCGTGAACAGCTTGACACCGACAGTCAATTGATCGTGCGCCAGTTCGGCACAGTGCGCCAGCGGCTTGCGGCAAGCCCGACGCTTCTCGCCCGTCTCGATGGCATCACCATGGACAATCTTGCCCAGATGCCGACGCTTTCGACGAACGAACAACATATCAACGACATCTGGCGGCTGCGTCATACTGACGGAACGGCTATCGAAATTGGACACCGGCCGATCATCGGTTGCAGCGACTTCCTCATTCTTGAACGCGCCGCGATCGAGGGTATGGGAATTGCGCTATTGCCGGACCACATCTGCGAACGCGCCTTCCGCACCGGCGTCCTCGTTCCGGTCCTGCCGGAATGGACATCGGGCGATGTCATGGTCCACCTCGTCTTCCCCTCGCGCCGCGGCCTATTGCCGGCAACGCGCGCCCTGATCGATTATCTTGCCGACAATTTGCTCGGTGCCATGTCGCGCTGCATCGAGATCGACCCGAGACCGCCGGTATCGTTCGACATCTGA
- a CDS encoding NAD kinase — MARKFNTLAFLASPAEEAQKAAKDLTAIYGNHEADEADVIVALGGDGFMLHTLHKTMNSGKLVYGMNRGSVGFLMNRYSTENLHRRIERALENAFHPLEMQTTDVNGNIFTALAINEVYLFRQSYQAAKLKVIIDGKTRLEELTCDGLLLATPAGSTAYNLSAHGPILPLEAPLLALTPVSPFRPRRWRGALLPNHVTVEIEILEADKRPVNAVADHQEVKSVVKVRIAESEKLTARILSDPDHSWSDRILAEQFSN; from the coding sequence ATGGCCCGCAAGTTCAACACACTCGCCTTCCTCGCCTCTCCGGCAGAAGAGGCGCAAAAGGCGGCCAAGGATCTCACGGCCATTTATGGCAATCACGAAGCGGACGAGGCAGACGTGATCGTCGCGCTCGGCGGTGACGGCTTCATGCTGCATACGCTGCACAAGACGATGAACTCCGGCAAGCTCGTCTATGGCATGAACCGTGGCTCGGTGGGCTTTCTGATGAACCGCTACAGCACGGAAAATCTGCATCGCCGCATCGAAAGAGCTCTCGAGAATGCCTTTCACCCCTTGGAGATGCAGACGACCGACGTCAACGGCAACATATTCACGGCATTGGCGATCAACGAAGTCTATCTGTTTCGCCAATCCTATCAGGCGGCCAAACTGAAGGTCATCATCGACGGTAAGACGAGGCTTGAGGAGCTGACCTGCGACGGCCTTCTCCTGGCGACGCCGGCTGGCTCGACGGCATACAACCTTTCCGCGCACGGTCCGATCCTGCCGCTGGAAGCGCCGCTGTTGGCGCTCACGCCCGTCAGCCCATTCCGCCCGCGGCGCTGGCGCGGCGCGCTGCTGCCCAATCACGTCACCGTGGAGATCGAGATCCTCGAGGCGGACAAGCGGCCGGTCAACGCGGTCGCCGACCACCAGGAGGTAAAGTCGGTCGTCAAGGTTCGCATCGCCGAATCCGAAAAACTGACCGCCCGCATCCTCTCCGACCCGGACCATTCCTGGTCCGATCGCATTCTTGCCGAGCAATTCTCCAATTGA
- the prfB gene encoding peptide chain release factor 2 (programmed frameshift), which translates to MRSEIENIVDEIKQAISLLRRHLDWDQAIRRLDWLNNKAEDPSLWNDAAEAQKLMRERQQLDDGISGLRRFEQQLNDNIELIELGEEEGDAAIVADAEEALKQLRNEAAKKQVEAMLSGEADQNDTYLEVHSGAGGTESQDWANMLLRMYTRWAERQGYKVELMEIQDGEEAGIKSATLLVKGHNAYGWLKTESGVHRLVRISPYDSNARRHTSFSSIWVYPVVDDSIQIDINESDCRIDTYRSSGAGGQHVNTTDSAVRITHMPSGIVVQCQQERSQHKNRAKAWDMLRARLYEAELKKREEAANAEAASKTDIGWGHQIRSYVLQPYQLVKDLRTGVESTSPGDVLDGELNDFMEAALAHRVQGGADAVVDDLN; encoded by the exons ATGCGAAGCGAAATCGAGAATATTGTCGACGAAATCAAGCAGGCCATAAGCCTGCTGAGGAGGCATCTT GACTGGGACCAGGCGATAAGACGGCTGGACTGGTTGAACAACAAGGCGGAGGATCCGTCGCTCTGGAATGATGCCGCCGAGGCGCAGAAGCTGATGCGCGAGCGCCAACAGCTCGACGATGGCATTAGCGGTCTGCGCCGGTTCGAGCAGCAGCTCAATGACAATATTGAACTGATTGAACTGGGCGAGGAAGAAGGCGACGCAGCGATCGTTGCAGACGCCGAGGAAGCCCTGAAGCAGCTGCGCAATGAGGCCGCGAAGAAGCAGGTCGAGGCCATGCTTTCGGGCGAGGCGGATCAGAACGACACCTATCTCGAAGTCCACTCGGGCGCCGGCGGCACGGAAAGCCAGGACTGGGCGAACATGCTGCTGCGCATGTATACCCGCTGGGCCGAGCGCCAGGGCTACAAGGTGGAACTCATGGAAATCCAGGACGGCGAAGAAGCCGGCATCAAGTCCGCCACGCTGCTCGTCAAGGGTCACAATGCCTATGGCTGGCTGAAGACGGAGTCGGGCGTGCACCGGCTTGTGCGTATCTCGCCCTACGACAGCAATGCCCGGCGGCACACCTCGTTCTCGTCCATTTGGGTCTACCCGGTCGTCGACGATTCGATTCAGATCGATATCAACGAGAGCGACTGCCGGATCGATACCTACCGATCTTCGGGTGCCGGTGGCCAGCACGTCAACACGACCGATTCCGCCGTGCGCATCACGCACATGCCGAGCGGTATCGTCGTGCAGTGCCAGCAGGAACGCTCGCAGCACAAGAACCGGGCCAAGGCCTGGGACATGCTGCGCGCGCGGCTTTACGAGGCCGAGCTCAAGAAGCGTGAGGAAGCGGCGAACGCCGAGGCGGCCTCCAAGACCGATATCGGTTGGGGTCACCAGATCCGTTCCTATGTTCTCCAGCCCTACCAACTGGTCAAGGACTTGCGGACGGGTGTCGAGAGCACGAGCCCCGGCGACGTGCTCGACGGCGAATTGAACGACTTCATGGAGGCGGCTCTGGCCCACCGCGTACAGGGTGGCGCGGATGCCGTTGTCGACGACCTGAACTAA
- a CDS encoding penicillin-binding protein 1A, with the protein MIRLIGYFFGIGAFLLLGVSAAVAIYLGAITKDLPDYEVLANYAPPVTTRFHAGNGALMAEYARERRLYLPIQAIPDRVKAAFISAEDKNFYLHPGVDITGLVRAIAVNVQNFGSGRRPVGASTITQQVAKNFLLTSDQTIDRKIKEAILSFRIEQAYSKDRILELYLNEIFFGLNSYGIAGAALTYFDKSVTELTVAETAYLAALPKGPANYHPFRKTEAAIERRNWVIDRMVENGYVTKADGEDAKKQPLGVTPRRGGAHLFASDFFAEEVRRQIIQKYGDNALYEGGLSVRTSLDPHLQILARKALQDGLLSYDERRGFHGPIKTIEIGGDWGEPLGKVAGLSDVPEWKLAVVLSVDTEGAEIGIQPAKEASGKIVPERVTGHISAKNMQWAYRSAGGQRKTAKSPEGVLGPGDVVYVEPTGEEGEYRLRQPPKVQGGLVAMDPHTGRVLAMVGGFSYAQSEFNRATQAMRQPGSSFKPFVYAAALDNGYTPASVILDAPIEIVAGGQVWRPENYGGGSAGPSTLRLGIEKSRNLMTVRLANDMGMNIVAEYAERFGIYDKMAPLLSMSLGSGETTVLRMVSAYAVIANGGKQIKPSLIDRIQDRYGKTIFRHEDRTCDNCNADDWGSQEEPVLTDNREQVLDPMTSYQITSMMEGVITRGTAAGKIKLDRPIAGKTGTTNDEKDAWFVGYTPDLVAGLYLGFDDPAPLGRGATGGSLSAPIFNTFIQEAVKGTRPGKFVVPEGMSLIPVNRKTGMAAVEGEPDTIIEAFKPGTGPADSFSVIGGLDQYVPPEEILRNSPQANQAVTSGSNGLY; encoded by the coding sequence ATGATCAGACTGATTGGATATTTTTTCGGCATTGGTGCGTTTCTGCTGCTTGGCGTTTCTGCGGCCGTTGCGATCTACCTTGGCGCCATCACCAAGGATCTGCCGGACTACGAGGTGTTAGCCAATTACGCGCCGCCGGTGACCACGCGCTTCCACGCCGGCAATGGCGCCCTGATGGCCGAATATGCCCGCGAGCGGCGCCTCTATCTGCCGATCCAGGCGATCCCGGATCGCGTCAAGGCGGCCTTCATTTCCGCCGAAGACAAGAATTTCTATCTGCATCCCGGTGTTGACATCACCGGTCTCGTCCGCGCCATCGCCGTCAACGTGCAGAACTTCGGCTCCGGACGGCGCCCGGTCGGCGCTTCGACGATCACCCAACAGGTCGCGAAAAACTTCTTGCTGACCTCGGACCAGACGATCGATCGCAAGATCAAGGAAGCGATCCTCTCTTTCCGCATCGAGCAGGCCTACAGCAAGGATCGAATCCTTGAACTCTACCTCAACGAGATCTTCTTCGGCCTGAACTCCTACGGCATTGCCGGCGCCGCGTTGACCTATTTCGACAAGTCGGTGACCGAGCTGACGGTTGCCGAAACCGCCTACCTGGCTGCGTTGCCGAAGGGGCCGGCCAACTATCATCCCTTCCGCAAGACGGAAGCGGCGATCGAACGCCGCAACTGGGTGATCGACCGGATGGTGGAAAACGGCTACGTGACCAAGGCGGATGGCGAAGATGCGAAGAAGCAACCGCTTGGGGTCACGCCGCGTCGTGGTGGCGCTCACCTTTTCGCATCCGACTTCTTCGCCGAGGAAGTGCGCCGTCAGATCATCCAGAAGTATGGAGACAACGCGCTCTACGAGGGCGGTCTTTCGGTGCGTACTTCACTTGATCCGCATCTGCAGATCCTGGCGCGCAAGGCGCTGCAGGATGGGCTTTTGAGCTATGACGAGCGCCGCGGTTTTCACGGCCCGATCAAGACGATCGAGATCGGCGGCGACTGGGGCGAACCGCTCGGCAAGGTCGCTGGCCTGAGCGACGTGCCGGAATGGAAGCTGGCGGTTGTCCTTTCGGTTGATACGGAAGGGGCAGAGATCGGTATCCAGCCGGCGAAGGAAGCATCCGGCAAGATCGTTCCGGAACGAGTGACAGGGCACATCTCGGCAAAGAACATGCAGTGGGCCTACCGTTCTGCCGGCGGCCAACGCAAGACCGCCAAGTCGCCGGAAGGTGTCCTTGGCCCCGGTGATGTCGTCTATGTCGAACCGACCGGCGAAGAGGGCGAGTATCGACTGCGCCAGCCGCCGAAGGTGCAGGGCGGGCTGGTTGCGATGGATCCGCATACCGGCCGCGTGCTGGCGATGGTCGGCGGCTTCTCCTACGCCCAGTCGGAATTCAACCGCGCCACGCAAGCGATGCGCCAGCCGGGCTCGTCGTTCAAGCCTTTCGTCTACGCGGCCGCACTCGACAATGGCTACACGCCGGCCTCGGTCATCCTCGATGCGCCGATCGAGATCGTTGCCGGCGGCCAGGTCTGGCGCCCCGAGAACTACGGCGGCGGCTCTGCCGGTCCTTCCACCCTGCGTCTGGGCATCGAGAAGTCGCGCAACCTGATGACCGTGCGGCTTGCCAACGACATGGGCATGAACATCGTTGCCGAATATGCCGAGCGTTTCGGCATCTACGACAAGATGGCGCCGCTGCTTTCGATGTCGCTCGGTTCGGGCGAGACCACGGTGCTGCGCATGGTTTCGGCTTATGCCGTCATCGCCAATGGCGGCAAGCAGATCAAGCCGTCGCTGATTGACCGGATCCAGGACCGTTATGGCAAGACCATCTTCCGCCACGAGGATCGGACTTGTGACAACTGCAACGCCGATGACTGGGGCAGTCAGGAAGAGCCGGTGCTGACAGACAACCGTGAGCAGGTCCTCGATCCGATGACGTCCTATCAGATCACGTCGATGATGGAAGGCGTCATCACGCGCGGCACTGCAGCCGGCAAGATCAAGCTCGATCGTCCGATTGCCGGCAAGACCGGGACGACCAACGACGAGAAGGATGCCTGGTTCGTGGGCTATACGCCGGATCTCGTCGCCGGCCTCTATCTTGGTTTCGATGATCCGGCGCCGCTTGGTCGCGGGGCGACCGGCGGCAGTCTTTCGGCGCCGATCTTCAACACCTTTATCCAGGAGGCGGTCAAGGGCACGCGTCCCGGCAAGTTCGTGGTGCCGGAAGGCATGAGCCTCATTCCTGTCAACCGAAAGACAGGCATGGCGGCTGTCGAAGGCGAGCCGGATACGATCATCGAAGCCTTCAAGCCGGGCACAGGCCCCGCCGATTCCTTCTCCGTCATCGGCGGTCTCGATCAATATGTGCCGCCTGAAGAGATCCTGAGGAACTCGCCGCAGGCGAACCAGGCGGTGACCTCCGGCTCGAACGGCCTGTACTGA
- a CDS encoding N-acetylmuramoyl-L-alanine amidase produces MPSAKRLCSLRSVTSWCRSLRAIAFAFAAITASAAAVRAAEPLLAFGARIAGDDARTRIVVEFDRKPEFSIHYVANPVRVIVDLPETSFGLKPESLEPRGLFDAIRYGAMGVGTSRLVLSAKGPVEIRHAEVKAEEDGKSFRLVLDAEKIDQTRFDELLGSQQWTGTVRAVKTDRPVAAPVKNPGAFVIAIDAGHGGIDTGAIGTVTKTEEKHVTLAFAEELVATLKREAGVEAFLTRDRDEFLSLPQRVQIARQKGANLFISVHADTLKQKDIRGATVYTISDKASDHLAANLAERENLSDEIAGVPLQSEPAEVADILIDLTRRETQAFSVNLARTVVTSFEGQIKLINNPHRHAGFRVLQAPDVPSILLELGFLSNKDDEKQLLDPEWRKKVSGLLAVAVRRYREMAVANGG; encoded by the coding sequence ATGCCTTCGGCGAAACGTCTGTGTTCTTTGCGATCTGTGACGTCGTGGTGTCGCTCTCTGCGCGCAATAGCCTTTGCATTTGCTGCGATAACCGCAAGCGCGGCCGCCGTGCGGGCGGCCGAACCGCTGCTGGCCTTCGGTGCGCGGATCGCTGGCGACGATGCCCGAACGCGCATCGTTGTCGAATTCGACCGCAAACCGGAATTTTCCATTCACTATGTGGCAAACCCGGTCCGTGTCATCGTCGATTTGCCGGAGACGTCGTTCGGCCTGAAACCGGAGAGCCTGGAGCCACGCGGGCTTTTCGACGCCATTCGCTATGGAGCGATGGGCGTCGGCACGTCGCGGCTCGTTCTGTCCGCCAAGGGGCCAGTCGAGATTCGTCATGCGGAGGTGAAGGCAGAAGAGGACGGCAAGAGCTTTCGGCTTGTCCTTGATGCCGAAAAGATCGACCAGACCCGCTTCGACGAACTTCTCGGCAGCCAGCAATGGACGGGTACGGTGCGTGCGGTCAAGACCGATCGGCCGGTCGCTGCCCCCGTGAAGAACCCCGGCGCCTTCGTGATTGCTATCGACGCCGGCCATGGCGGCATCGATACGGGCGCGATCGGAACCGTCACCAAAACCGAGGAAAAGCATGTGACGCTCGCCTTCGCTGAGGAACTGGTCGCGACGCTCAAGCGCGAGGCCGGTGTCGAAGCGTTCCTGACCCGCGACCGGGACGAGTTCCTGTCGCTGCCGCAGCGTGTGCAGATCGCGCGGCAGAAGGGCGCCAACCTCTTCATATCCGTTCACGCCGACACGCTGAAGCAAAAGGACATTCGCGGGGCCACGGTTTACACCATCTCCGACAAGGCATCCGACCATCTCGCAGCCAATCTGGCCGAGCGCGAAAACCTGTCCGACGAGATCGCCGGAGTACCGCTGCAAAGCGAGCCGGCGGAAGTGGCGGACATCCTGATCGATCTCACGCGCCGCGAAACCCAGGCCTTCTCGGTCAATCTCGCGCGCACCGTCGTTACGTCCTTCGAAGGGCAGATCAAGCTGATCAACAATCCCCATCGCCACGCGGGTTTCCGCGTGCTGCAGGCGCCGGATGTGCCTTCCATCCTGCTCGAACTCGGATTCCTTTCGAACAAGGACGATGAGAAGCAGTTGCTCGATCCGGAATGGCGCAAGAAGGTATCGGGTCTGCTTGCGGTCGCCGTTCGACGCTATCGCGAGATGGCTGTCGCAAACGGCGGCTAG
- a CDS encoding Rne/Rng family ribonuclease yields MAEKMLIDASHAEETRVVVVRGNRIEEFDFESEHKKQIRGNIYLAKVTRVEPSLQAAFVDYGGNRHGFLAFAEIHPDYYQIPLADRQALLKAEAEEARRDDDIEPVETASEQKPSPVEAEPETVAEVVEASAEAPAEVETVVEKPKAKPKRTRRTKVKAAEEAPETAESQDGGEEGSRGEMAAMVDADSISEDVDTRRRRDDDDDDDDAHDAEKEIIESVGAEDAMEEVPDRHIRKPRKQYRIQEVIKRRQILLVQVAKEERGNKGAALTTYLSLAGRYSVLMPNTARGGGISRKITNLQDRKRLKEIARGLEVPQGMGVILRTAGANRTKVEIKRDFEYLMRLWENVRTLTLNSTAPCLVYEEGSLIKRSIRDLYNKDISEIIVSGEEGYKEAKSFMKMLMPSHAKVVQPYRDVHPIFSRSGIEAQLDRMLQPQVTLKSGGYIIINQTEALVSIDVNSGRSTREHSIEDTALQTNLEAAEEVARQLRLRDLAGLVVIDFIDMEEKRNNRAVEKKLKDCLKNDRARIQVGRISHFGLLEMSRQRIRASVLESTMQTCPHCNGTGHVRSQSSVALHVLRGIEEYLLKNTTHDITVRTIPEIALYLLNQKRGTIMDYEQRFGVSIIIEADAHVGAQHFAIDRGEPVENPVKIEQLLHFEPEPEEEEEDVVIEEDLDEEEAEETAAERPEQAKAQQADDGGRKRKRRRRRRGKGGVQGPEAVAAEADETPESTAGEAEEAEDEHALEGAEAAEDGDQKRKRRRRGKRGGRRNKLETTEGETAGDLAGEDAVAEEAEAAEPVAEEPVAAEAAAVETVSEEAKPAKPKRTRKKAAKADADADEAAQTAVEEQPETVDPATEAVEEAEADLEGAKPARANRDLATIASEPVITSNVSSKTENNDEEPPKPKKGGWWQRRGFF; encoded by the coding sequence ATGGCAGAGAAAATGCTTATCGATGCGTCTCACGCAGAGGAGACGCGCGTCGTTGTCGTACGCGGGAACCGCATAGAAGAATTCGACTTCGAATCGGAACATAAGAAGCAGATCCGCGGCAATATTTACCTGGCCAAGGTGACCAGGGTGGAGCCTTCGCTCCAAGCCGCTTTCGTTGACTACGGCGGCAATCGCCACGGGTTCCTGGCTTTCGCCGAAATCCATCCGGACTATTACCAGATCCCCCTCGCCGATCGTCAGGCGCTATTGAAGGCGGAGGCCGAAGAGGCCCGCCGCGATGACGATATCGAGCCGGTGGAGACGGCAAGCGAGCAGAAGCCGTCACCGGTCGAAGCCGAGCCGGAAACCGTTGCCGAGGTCGTCGAAGCAAGCGCCGAGGCGCCTGCGGAAGTCGAAACCGTCGTCGAGAAGCCGAAGGCAAAGCCGAAGCGCACCCGTCGCACCAAGGTGAAGGCTGCCGAAGAAGCGCCCGAGACGGCGGAGAGCCAGGACGGTGGCGAAGAGGGCAGCCGCGGCGAGATGGCCGCCATGGTCGACGCCGATTCGATTTCCGAGGATGTCGATACGCGCCGTCGCCGCGACGACGACGATGACGACGACGATGCCCACGACGCCGAAAAGGAAATCATCGAATCCGTCGGCGCCGAAGACGCCATGGAAGAAGTGCCGGATCGCCATATCCGTAAGCCGCGCAAGCAGTACCGCATCCAGGAAGTGATCAAGCGCCGCCAGATCCTGCTGGTCCAGGTTGCCAAGGAAGAACGCGGCAACAAGGGTGCTGCGCTCACCACCTATCTCTCGCTTGCGGGTCGCTATTCGGTTCTGATGCCGAACACGGCGCGCGGCGGCGGCATTTCCCGCAAGATCACCAACCTGCAGGACCGCAAGCGGCTCAAGGAAATCGCCCGTGGCCTCGAAGTGCCGCAGGGCATGGGCGTGATCCTGCGCACGGCCGGTGCGAACCGCACCAAGGTCGAGATCAAGCGCGACTTCGAATATCTGATGCGCCTGTGGGAAAACGTCCGCACGCTGACGTTGAATTCGACCGCGCCTTGCCTCGTCTACGAAGAAGGCAGCCTGATCAAGCGTTCGATCCGCGATCTCTACAACAAGGACATCAGCGAGATCATCGTTTCCGGCGAGGAAGGCTACAAGGAAGCCAAGAGCTTCATGAAGATGCTGATGCCGAGCCATGCGAAGGTCGTACAGCCCTATCGCGACGTGCACCCGATCTTCTCGCGTTCCGGTATCGAGGCGCAGCTCGATCGCATGCTGCAGCCGCAGGTAACGCTGAAGTCGGGCGGCTACATCATCATCAACCAGACCGAAGCGCTCGTTTCGATCGACGTTAACTCAGGCCGGTCGACCCGCGAGCACTCGATTGAGGACACCGCCCTCCAGACCAACTTGGAGGCTGCCGAGGAAGTGGCGCGGCAGTTGCGTCTGCGCGACCTTGCCGGGCTTGTCGTCATCGACTTCATCGACATGGAGGAAAAGCGTAACAACCGCGCGGTCGAGAAGAAGCTCAAAGACTGCCTGAAGAACGACAGAGCACGCATTCAGGTCGGCCGGATCTCGCATTTCGGCCTGCTCGAAATGTCGCGCCAGCGCATCCGTGCCTCGGTTCTTGAGAGCACGATGCAGACCTGCCCGCACTGCAACGGCACCGGTCACGTCCGCTCGCAGTCCTCCGTCGCACTGCATGTGTTGCGTGGCATTGAGGAATATCTGCTCAAGAACACGACGCACGACATCACCGTGCGCACGATCCCCGAAATCGCGCTGTACCTGCTCAACCAGAAGCGCGGCACGATCATGGATTACGAACAGCGCTTCGGCGTCTCGATCATCATCGAGGCTGACGCCCATGTCGGCGCGCAGCATTTCGCGATCGACCGGGGCGAACCGGTCGAGAATCCGGTCAAGATCGAACAGCTCCTGCATTTCGAACCGGAACCGGAAGAAGAAGAAGAAGACGTCGTGATCGAGGAAGATCTGGACGAGGAGGAAGCGGAAGAGACCGCTGCCGAGCGTCCGGAGCAGGCAAAGGCCCAGCAGGCCGACGACGGCGGCCGCAAGCGCAAGCGCCGTCGTCGTCGCCGCGGCAAGGGCGGCGTTCAGGGGCCGGAAGCGGTCGCAGCCGAAGCTGACGAGACGCCGGAGAGCACGGCCGGTGAAGCCGAGGAGGCCGAGGACGAACACGCTCTGGAGGGTGCCGAAGCAGCGGAGGACGGCGACCAGAAGCGCAAGCGTCGGCGCCGCGGCAAGCGTGGCGGCCGCCGCAACAAGCTGGAAACGACCGAAGGCGAAACCGCCGGCGATCTCGCCGGTGAAGATGCAGTGGCCGAAGAGGCGGAAGCGGCGGAGCCTGTAGCTGAAGAGCCAGTTGCGGCCGAGGCTGCGGCCGTGGAAACGGTGTCGGAAGAAGCGAAGCCGGCCAAGCCGAAGCGTACTCGCAAGAAGGCGGCCAAGGCCGATGCCGACGCTGACGAGGCGGCGCAGACTGCAGTCGAGGAGCAGCCGGAGACGGTGGATCCCGCAACGGAGGCTGTCGAGGAAGCCGAAGCCGATCTCGAAGGGGCGAAGCCCGCGAGGGCCAATCGTGACCTCGCGACGATCGCGTCCGAACCGGTCATCACCTCGAATGTTTCGAGCAAGACGGAGAATAACGACGAGGAGCCGCCGAAGCCGAAAAAGGGCGGCTGGTGGCAGCGTCGCGGCTTCTTCTGA